One Actinosynnema pretiosum DNA segment encodes these proteins:
- the ygfZ gene encoding CAF17-like 4Fe-4S cluster assembly/insertion protein YgfZ — MNSPTLTTPGAVAPFDGAPDQGVPWHFGDPFAEQRAAVRGVAVFDRSHRGVIAVPGEDRLTWLHSLTSQHFTALGQDRGTEMLVLDAQGRVEHHAVVANTGGTAYLDVEAETTAPLLEYLSRMVFWSKVEPRDATAELALLTVAGPDAAELLAKLDVPVPDGSDGVRELPGGGFARRVSWPGAGAVDLLVPRGELADWWSRLTGAGARAAGSWAFTALRVESLRPRPGVDTDERTIPHEVNWIGSAVHLDKGCYRGQETVAKVQNVGRPPRRMLLLHLDGTREVQPETGDPVRHGDRVVGRVGSVALHHELGPVVLALVKRSVPVDAELLVGDEDRVVQASVDPDSVPADSPRLGHEAARRLAR; from the coding sequence GTGAACTCCCCGACGCTGACCACGCCCGGCGCCGTGGCGCCGTTCGACGGCGCCCCCGACCAGGGCGTTCCCTGGCACTTCGGCGACCCGTTCGCCGAGCAGCGGGCGGCGGTGCGCGGCGTCGCGGTGTTCGACCGCTCGCACCGCGGCGTCATCGCGGTGCCCGGCGAGGACCGCCTGACCTGGCTGCACTCGCTGACCAGCCAGCACTTCACCGCGCTGGGGCAGGACCGGGGCACCGAGATGCTGGTGCTGGACGCGCAGGGCCGGGTGGAGCACCACGCGGTGGTCGCCAACACCGGCGGGACCGCGTACCTGGACGTCGAGGCGGAGACGACCGCGCCGCTGCTGGAGTACCTGTCCCGCATGGTGTTCTGGTCCAAGGTGGAGCCGCGCGACGCGACGGCCGAGCTGGCGCTGCTGACCGTGGCCGGGCCGGACGCGGCGGAGCTGCTGGCGAAGCTGGACGTGCCGGTCCCGGACGGGTCGGACGGCGTCCGCGAGCTGCCGGGCGGCGGGTTCGCGCGCCGGGTGTCCTGGCCGGGCGCGGGCGCGGTGGACCTGCTGGTGCCGCGCGGCGAGCTGGCCGACTGGTGGTCCCGGCTGACCGGCGCGGGCGCGCGGGCGGCGGGCAGCTGGGCGTTCACGGCGCTGCGGGTGGAGTCGCTGCGGCCGAGGCCGGGCGTGGACACGGACGAGAGGACCATCCCGCACGAGGTCAACTGGATCGGCTCGGCGGTGCACCTGGACAAGGGCTGCTACCGGGGGCAGGAGACGGTGGCGAAGGTGCAGAACGTCGGCCGCCCGCCCCGGCGGATGCTGCTGCTGCACCTGGACGGCACGCGCGAGGTGCAGCCGGAGACCGGCGACCCGGTCAGGCACGGGGACCGGGTGGTAGGCCGAGTGGGTAGCGTCGCGCTGCACCACGAGCTGGGGCCGGTGGTGCTGGCGCTGGTGAAGCGCTCGGTGCCGGTGGACGCGGAACTGCTGGTCGGCGACGAGGACCGGGTGGTGCAGGCGAGCGTGGACCCGGACTCGGTGCCCGCCGACTCCCCGCGCCTCGGCCACGAGGCGGCGCGCAGGCTCGCCAGGTGA
- a CDS encoding BKACE family enzyme, with product MIIAAPAGVARGDVPHLPVAPGELLTAAQACEQVGASVVRVDVRGSDGLLSLDPGQAAECVAALREGTSLAVLLSLDGPGGASDADRLRVLDALPDSASLALGAPGGGDRWEFAVAAHEAMRERGIVPEYAVSGAGQLALLRRLLDERGLPAGGVVHVGLVLGAPGGLPGDADTLVPLVRELPEGALFSATGLDRAGLPVLLAALACGGHLRVGLADTPEYAEGQRAQSTTQLVARAAGVARIAQRPPLSGAQARELLGRRAPVRV from the coding sequence ATGATCATCGCGGCCCCCGCCGGGGTCGCGCGCGGCGACGTCCCCCACCTGCCGGTGGCCCCCGGTGAGCTGCTGACCGCCGCGCAGGCGTGCGAGCAGGTCGGGGCCTCGGTGGTGCGGGTCGACGTCCGGGGATCGGACGGCCTGCTGTCGCTGGACCCCGGTCAGGCCGCCGAGTGCGTGGCGGCGCTGCGCGAGGGCACCTCGCTGGCGGTGCTGCTGTCGCTCGACGGGCCCGGCGGCGCTTCGGACGCGGACCGGTTGCGCGTGCTGGACGCGCTGCCGGACTCGGCGTCCCTCGCGCTGGGCGCGCCCGGTGGCGGCGACCGCTGGGAGTTCGCGGTCGCGGCGCACGAGGCGATGCGCGAGCGCGGGATCGTCCCCGAGTACGCGGTGAGCGGCGCGGGGCAGCTCGCGCTGCTGCGCAGGCTGCTGGACGAGCGCGGACTCCCGGCGGGCGGGGTGGTGCACGTGGGGCTGGTGCTGGGCGCGCCCGGCGGGCTGCCCGGCGACGCGGACACCCTGGTGCCGCTGGTGCGGGAGCTGCCGGAGGGGGCGCTGTTCTCGGCGACCGGGCTCGACCGGGCCGGGTTGCCGGTGCTGCTGGCGGCGCTGGCGTGCGGCGGGCACCTGCGGGTGGGCCTGGCGGACACGCCGGAGTACGCCGAGGGGCAGCGGGCGCAGAGCACCACCCAGCTGGTGGCGCGGGCGGCGGGGGTCGCCCGGATCGCCCAGCGCCCGCCGCTGTCGGGCGCGCAGGCGCGCGAGTTGCTCGGTCGGCGCGCACCGGTACGGGTTTGA
- a CDS encoding RsiG family protein, with amino-acid sequence MIEVRPGGRRRIDRVLAPDYTEGVERLPLAEVRAKRDEAAQEETDLSYLRRLLHARIDMVRAEQQRRSTGGSAVVDRLAAILSSNAVGPATGLGRYQAQEPSRADAHQRHVEALVSDVDLSDVSALDDEKLDLALRTFVAEEASVSARRREVQGVVDRLNDEIGGRYRSGTASVDELLAVERGLHGKRPGE; translated from the coding sequence GTGATCGAGGTGCGCCCCGGAGGGCGCCGCCGCATCGACCGGGTGCTCGCCCCCGACTACACCGAGGGTGTCGAGCGGCTCCCGCTCGCCGAGGTGCGCGCGAAGCGCGACGAGGCCGCGCAGGAGGAGACGGACCTGTCGTACCTGCGGCGGTTGCTGCACGCCCGGATCGACATGGTGCGGGCCGAGCAGCAGCGGCGCAGCACGGGCGGGTCGGCGGTGGTGGACCGGCTGGCCGCGATCCTGTCGTCCAACGCCGTGGGGCCCGCGACCGGGCTGGGCCGCTACCAGGCGCAGGAGCCGTCGCGGGCCGACGCGCACCAGCGGCACGTGGAGGCGCTGGTGTCCGACGTGGACCTGTCGGACGTGAGCGCGCTGGACGACGAGAAGCTGGACCTGGCGCTGCGGACGTTCGTCGCCGAGGAGGCGTCGGTGTCGGCGCGGCGGCGCGAGGTGCAGGGCGTGGTGGACCGGCTGAACGACGAGATCGGCGGGCGGTACCGGAGCGGCACGGCGTCGGTGGACGAGCTGCTCGCGGTGGAGCGCGGACTGCACGGAAAGCGTCCCGGCGAGTAG
- the iolD gene encoding 3D-(3,5/4)-trihydroxycyclohexane-1,2-dione acylhydrolase (decyclizing), which produces MRLTTAQALVRWLLAQRTELLDGTGAPLFPGVFAILGHGNALGLGTALEEVRDRLPVWRGHTEQGMALAATAIARATHRRQVGVVTTSLGPGALNAVTAAGVAHANRLPLLLLPGDTFTGRAPDPVLQQVEHFHDPTTTANDAFRPVARYFDRITRPEQLIATLPQLARALTDPADCGPAVLALPQDAQVEEHDFPDPLFEPVLHRPLRPRPDRAELASAAEALSRSTRPLLVLGGGVRYSGAAAEALALAERHGVPVTETTAGRTLVPHDHPLHAGPLGITGSASANRLAADADAVLAVGTRLQDFTTASWTAFAPAAALVNVNTARFDAVKHGATAVTGDALEALRELGGALAGWRADPAWTTRARAEREVWDARVTALRAPSPGLPTYAQVVGVVNDLSEDGDYALTASGGLPGELVGGWRARGGEPELDVEYGFSCMGYELAGAWGAAIARERGVVTALLGDGSYLMLNSDLFSAAFAGHGFVAVVCDNGGYAVIDRLQRDQGARPFHNLYADVRTGHADPPSVDFAAHAAALGCSVHPAPDLAALPNAYREARRAAVSGKRPAAVVIRTDPSSWTQSGAWWEVGVPRSLAGHRDHAEGKRRQVRHLGRRRR; this is translated from the coding sequence ATGAGGCTCACCACCGCGCAAGCCCTGGTCCGCTGGCTGCTCGCCCAGCGCACCGAGCTGCTCGACGGGACCGGGGCCCCGCTGTTCCCCGGCGTCTTCGCGATCCTCGGCCACGGCAACGCGCTCGGGCTGGGCACCGCGCTGGAGGAAGTCCGCGACCGCCTGCCGGTGTGGCGCGGGCACACCGAGCAGGGCATGGCGCTGGCCGCCACCGCGATCGCCAGGGCGACCCACCGCCGCCAGGTCGGCGTGGTCACCACCTCCCTCGGCCCCGGCGCGCTCAACGCCGTCACGGCGGCGGGCGTGGCCCACGCCAACCGCCTCCCGCTGCTGCTGCTCCCCGGCGACACCTTCACCGGCCGCGCCCCCGACCCGGTGCTCCAGCAGGTCGAGCACTTCCACGACCCGACCACCACGGCGAACGACGCCTTCCGCCCGGTCGCCCGCTACTTCGACCGGATCACCCGCCCCGAGCAGCTGATCGCCACCCTGCCGCAGCTCGCCCGCGCGCTGACCGACCCGGCCGACTGCGGCCCCGCCGTCCTGGCGCTGCCGCAGGACGCGCAGGTCGAGGAGCACGACTTCCCCGACCCGCTGTTCGAGCCGGTCCTGCACCGCCCGCTCCGGCCGCGCCCCGACCGCGCCGAGCTGGCCTCGGCGGCCGAGGCGCTGTCCCGGTCCACCCGCCCGCTGCTGGTGCTGGGCGGGGGCGTCCGCTACTCCGGCGCGGCGGCCGAGGCGCTCGCCCTCGCGGAGCGCCACGGCGTCCCGGTCACCGAGACCACGGCGGGCCGCACCCTCGTCCCGCACGACCACCCGCTGCACGCGGGCCCGCTGGGCATCACCGGGTCGGCGTCCGCGAACCGGCTGGCCGCCGACGCCGACGCCGTCCTCGCGGTCGGCACCCGCCTGCAGGACTTCACCACCGCCTCCTGGACGGCCTTCGCCCCCGCGGCGGCGCTGGTCAACGTCAACACCGCCCGCTTCGACGCGGTCAAGCACGGCGCGACCGCCGTCACCGGGGACGCCCTGGAGGCCCTGCGCGAGCTGGGCGGCGCGCTGGCGGGCTGGCGCGCGGACCCCGCGTGGACCACGAGGGCGCGCGCCGAGCGCGAGGTGTGGGACGCCCGCGTCACCGCCCTGCGCGCCCCGAGTCCGGGCCTGCCCACGTACGCGCAGGTCGTGGGCGTGGTCAACGACCTGTCCGAGGACGGCGACTACGCGCTGACCGCGTCCGGCGGGCTGCCGGGCGAGCTGGTCGGCGGCTGGCGGGCGCGCGGCGGCGAGCCGGAGCTGGACGTCGAGTACGGCTTCTCCTGCATGGGCTACGAGCTGGCGGGCGCGTGGGGCGCGGCGATCGCGCGGGAGCGGGGCGTGGTGACCGCCCTGCTGGGCGACGGCTCGTACCTGATGCTGAACTCCGACCTGTTCTCCGCCGCGTTCGCCGGGCACGGGTTCGTGGCGGTGGTGTGCGACAACGGCGGCTACGCGGTGATCGACCGCCTCCAGCGCGACCAGGGCGCGCGGCCGTTCCACAACCTGTACGCGGACGTCCGCACCGGCCACGCCGACCCGCCGTCGGTCGACTTCGCGGCCCACGCCGCCGCGCTGGGCTGCTCGGTCCACCCCGCGCCGGACCTGGCCGCGCTGCCGAACGCCTACCGCGAGGCGAGGAGGGCGGCGGTGTCCGGGAAGCGGCCCGCCGCGGTGGTGATCCGCACCGACCCGTCGTCGTGGACGCAGTCGGGCGCGTGGTGGGAGGTCGGCGTGCCCAGGTCGCTGGCGGGCCACCGGGACCACGCCGAGGGCAAGCGCCGCCAGGTCAGGCACCTGGGGCGGAGGCGCCGGTAG
- a CDS encoding ABC transporter permease, giving the protein MTTTKPLPADPLAGRAVDRLVRRPEVGALLGALLVFAFFSLATERFLSPAGVATWLDDASTLGIAAVAVALLMIGGEFDLSAGVMTASTALVTAVLATRLGWNTWLALLVSLLFALAVGALNGWLVVRTGLPSFIVTLGAFLALQGLNLGVTRLVTGTVQVSGMRSADGYASAGYFFASTIDVGGTAFRVSVLWWLGVTALAAVVLLRTRFGNWVFAVGGNATAARAVGVPVRRTKILLFMTTAAAAWLVGSINILRFTSVQANQGIGLEFQFIIAAVIGGCLLTGGFGSAIGAAIGALIFGMARQGIVYANWNSDWFQLFLGAMLLAAVLVNNALRRRAERVRR; this is encoded by the coding sequence GTGACCACCACCAAGCCCCTGCCCGCCGACCCGCTCGCGGGCCGCGCCGTGGACCGCCTCGTCCGCCGCCCCGAGGTCGGCGCCCTGCTCGGCGCGCTCCTCGTGTTCGCCTTCTTCTCCCTGGCCACCGAGCGCTTCCTCAGCCCGGCGGGCGTCGCCACCTGGCTCGACGACGCCTCCACCCTCGGCATCGCCGCCGTCGCCGTCGCCCTGCTGATGATCGGCGGCGAGTTCGACCTGTCGGCGGGCGTCATGACCGCGTCCACCGCGCTGGTCACCGCCGTCCTGGCCACCCGCCTCGGCTGGAACACCTGGCTGGCCCTGCTGGTGTCGCTGCTCTTCGCCCTCGCGGTCGGCGCCCTCAACGGCTGGCTCGTCGTGCGCACCGGCCTGCCCAGCTTCATCGTCACCCTCGGCGCGTTCCTCGCCCTGCAGGGCCTCAACCTCGGCGTCACCCGCCTGGTCACCGGCACCGTCCAGGTGTCCGGGATGCGCTCCGCCGACGGCTACGCCTCCGCCGGGTACTTCTTCGCCTCCACCATCGACGTCGGCGGCACCGCCTTCCGCGTCTCGGTCCTGTGGTGGCTCGGGGTGACCGCGCTCGCCGCCGTCGTGCTGCTGCGCACCCGCTTCGGCAACTGGGTCTTCGCCGTCGGCGGCAACGCCACCGCCGCCCGCGCGGTCGGCGTCCCGGTGCGGCGCACCAAGATCCTGCTGTTCATGACCACCGCCGCAGCCGCCTGGCTGGTCGGCAGCATCAACATCCTGCGGTTCACCAGCGTCCAGGCCAACCAGGGCATCGGGCTGGAGTTCCAGTTCATCATCGCGGCCGTCATCGGCGGCTGCCTGCTCACCGGCGGCTTCGGCTCCGCGATCGGCGCCGCCATCGGCGCGCTCATCTTCGGCATGGCCCGCCAGGGCATCGTCTACGCCAACTGGAACAGCGACTGGTTCCAGCTGTTCCTCGGCGCGATGCTGCTGGCCGCCGTGCTGGTCAACAACGCGCTGCGGCGCAGGGCGGAGAGGGTGCGGCGGTGA
- a CDS encoding Fur family transcriptional regulator has translation MTPQRQLVLDAVRALGHATPEQVCARVQETAPTVNITTVYRTLDLLDRLGLVRHTHLGHGAPNYSVDEHEHVHLVCHRCGRVDEVPCELLEPLCGTLRERDGFELDATHLALSGTCRDCLKETE, from the coding sequence ATGACACCGCAGCGCCAGCTCGTGCTGGACGCGGTGCGGGCGCTCGGCCACGCGACCCCCGAGCAGGTGTGCGCGCGCGTCCAGGAGACCGCGCCCACCGTCAACATCACCACCGTCTACCGCACGCTCGACCTGCTCGACCGGCTCGGCCTGGTCAGGCACACCCACCTCGGGCACGGCGCGCCGAACTACTCGGTGGACGAGCACGAGCACGTGCACCTGGTGTGCCACCGCTGCGGCCGGGTCGACGAGGTGCCGTGCGAGCTGCTGGAGCCGCTGTGCGGAACACTGCGCGAGCGGGACGGGTTCGAACTGGACGCAACGCACCTCGCGCTGTCCGGCACCTGCCGGGACTGCCTCAAGGAGACCGAGTGA
- a CDS encoding MFS transporter, whose protein sequence is MSYRWVVLLVGALAQGTNAAVFLGLPSISPYLREHFGLSLPQVGLLLGAANLGTVLALVPWGAVADRRGERLVMAVGGFGAAACLALVARSGAVLAGVALFGAGLFGASVNAASGRAVLTWFPRERRGLAMGVRQTAVPLGAAVTAGLLPAVAVGSGVPVAFLALAGATALVAVAVAVWVREPPGVVRVARGGQGLVLADRRLLRLSLASGLLVVPQFTAGALLVELLHGHLGIAAATAAALFAVAQVLGGAGRLAAGIWSDRAGGRLGPLRSIGAAVAVGFAGCAALLDSAPRWLVCAALLPTAALAMSWNGLAVTAAGELAPPGRGGTALGMQNSANYLTATVTPALAGWVAVALGWTWALVLAGVCAAAARVVLARGKLTEGPVAGSAG, encoded by the coding sequence GTGAGCTACCGCTGGGTGGTGCTGCTGGTCGGCGCGCTCGCGCAGGGGACCAACGCGGCGGTGTTCCTGGGGCTGCCGTCGATCAGCCCGTACCTGCGCGAGCACTTCGGGCTGTCGCTGCCGCAGGTCGGGCTGCTGCTCGGCGCGGCGAACCTGGGCACGGTGCTGGCGCTGGTGCCGTGGGGCGCGGTCGCGGACCGGCGCGGCGAGCGGCTGGTGATGGCGGTCGGCGGGTTCGGGGCCGCGGCGTGCCTGGCGCTGGTGGCGCGCTCGGGGGCGGTGCTCGCCGGGGTGGCGCTGTTCGGGGCCGGGCTGTTCGGGGCGAGCGTGAACGCGGCCAGCGGCCGGGCGGTGCTGACCTGGTTCCCGAGGGAGCGGCGCGGGCTGGCGATGGGGGTGCGGCAGACCGCCGTCCCGCTGGGCGCGGCGGTCACGGCGGGGCTGCTGCCCGCCGTGGCGGTCGGGTCCGGGGTGCCGGTGGCGTTCCTGGCGCTGGCGGGCGCGACGGCGCTGGTGGCGGTCGCCGTCGCGGTGTGGGTGCGGGAGCCGCCGGGGGTGGTGCGGGTCGCGCGCGGCGGGCAGGGCCTGGTGCTGGCGGACCGGCGGTTGCTGCGGCTGAGCCTGGCGTCGGGGCTGCTGGTGGTGCCGCAGTTCACGGCGGGCGCGCTGCTGGTGGAGCTGCTGCACGGCCACCTCGGGATCGCGGCGGCGACGGCGGCGGCGCTGTTCGCGGTGGCCCAGGTGCTCGGCGGGGCCGGGCGGCTCGCGGCGGGGATCTGGTCGGACCGGGCGGGCGGCAGGTTGGGGCCGCTGCGGTCGATCGGGGCAGCGGTCGCGGTCGGGTTCGCCGGGTGCGCGGCGCTGCTGGACTCGGCGCCCCGGTGGCTGGTGTGCGCGGCCCTGCTGCCGACCGCGGCGCTGGCGATGTCGTGGAACGGGCTGGCGGTGACGGCGGCGGGCGAGCTGGCCCCGCCGGGGCGCGGCGGGACCGCGCTGGGGATGCAGAACAGCGCCAACTACCTGACCGCGACGGTGACGCCCGCGCTCGCGGGGTGGGTGGCGGTGGCGCTGGGGTGGACGTGGGCGCTGGTGCTGGCGGGGGTGTGCGCGGCGGCGGCCAGGGTGGTGCTGGCGCGCGGGAAGCTGACCGAGGGACCGGTGGCCGGTTCGGCGGGGTGA
- the iolB gene encoding 5-deoxy-glucuronate isomerase, giving the protein MSDLHRPLGTLTAAGDPVVLTPADAGWDRVGLRVLALAPGETRLLETGDHEAFLLPLSGGCTVDVDGERLTLRGRESVFTGVTDFAYLPRDATAEIRADRATELAVPLARCERRLTPAYGPADRVPVETRGAGPATRQVTNFGVPGAWDHADRLMACELITPDGNWSSYPPHKHDRTCPVPNEELYYFRVAGRDGVTPSREGFALHRTYTAEGAEHDVPVRDGDVFLIPEGYHGPCAAAPGYPLYYLNVLAGPGPRAMDFHDDPAHAWVRDTWVGRPPDPRVPVTGAQGRTR; this is encoded by the coding sequence GTGTCCGACCTCCACCGCCCCCTGGGCACCCTCACCGCCGCGGGCGACCCCGTCGTCCTCACCCCCGCCGACGCGGGCTGGGACCGCGTCGGCCTGCGCGTGCTCGCCCTGGCCCCCGGCGAGACCCGCCTGCTGGAGACCGGCGACCACGAGGCGTTCCTGCTCCCCCTGTCCGGCGGCTGCACCGTCGACGTCGACGGCGAGCGCCTCACCCTGCGCGGGCGCGAGAGCGTCTTCACCGGCGTCACCGACTTCGCCTACCTGCCCAGGGACGCCACCGCCGAGATCCGCGCCGACCGCGCGACCGAGCTGGCCGTCCCGCTGGCCCGCTGCGAGCGCCGCCTCACCCCCGCCTACGGCCCCGCCGACCGGGTGCCCGTCGAGACCAGGGGCGCGGGCCCGGCCACCCGCCAGGTCACCAACTTCGGCGTCCCCGGAGCCTGGGACCACGCGGACCGCCTGATGGCCTGCGAGCTGATCACCCCGGACGGCAACTGGTCCTCCTACCCGCCGCACAAGCACGACCGCACCTGCCCGGTGCCCAACGAGGAGCTCTACTACTTCCGCGTCGCGGGCCGCGACGGCGTCACCCCGTCCCGCGAGGGCTTCGCGCTGCACCGCACCTACACCGCCGAGGGCGCCGAGCACGACGTCCCGGTGCGCGACGGCGACGTGTTCCTGATCCCCGAGGGCTACCACGGCCCGTGCGCGGCGGCCCCCGGCTACCCGCTCTACTACCTGAACGTCCTGGCCGGACCGGGCCCGCGCGCCATGGACTTCCACGACGACCCGGCCCACGCCTGGGTCCGCGACACCTGGGTCGGCAGGCCGCCCGACCCGCGCGTGCCGGTCACCGGCGCCCAGGGGCGGACCCGATGA
- a CDS encoding ATP-binding cassette domain-containing protein, whose protein sequence is MTALIEVDGIGKTYGSVDALHDVSATVEAGSVTCVLGDNGAGKSTLIKILSGVHRHDRGRFLVDGTEVRFSSPRDALDHGIATVHQDLAVVPLMSVWRNFFLGSEPRRGPFLDRRAARETTRGALAELGIELRDVEQPVGTLSGGERQCVAIARAVHFGARVLILDEPTAALGVKQAGLVLRHVARARDRGLGVVLITHNPHHAHPVGDRFLLLQRGRAVGWHDKSEISLAQLTERMAGGAELAELEHELRGTDR, encoded by the coding sequence GTGACGGCGCTCATCGAGGTCGACGGCATCGGCAAGACCTACGGCAGCGTGGACGCGCTGCACGACGTGTCCGCGACCGTCGAGGCCGGGAGCGTGACCTGCGTCCTCGGCGACAACGGCGCGGGCAAGTCCACCCTGATCAAGATCCTGTCCGGGGTGCACCGGCACGACCGGGGCCGCTTCCTGGTCGACGGGACCGAGGTGCGCTTCTCCTCCCCGCGCGACGCGCTCGACCACGGCATCGCCACCGTCCACCAGGACCTCGCGGTGGTGCCGCTGATGAGCGTGTGGCGCAACTTCTTCCTCGGCTCCGAGCCGCGCAGGGGCCCGTTCCTGGACCGCCGCGCCGCCCGCGAGACCACCAGGGGGGCGCTGGCGGAGCTGGGGATCGAGCTGCGCGACGTCGAGCAGCCGGTCGGCACCCTGTCCGGCGGCGAGCGCCAGTGCGTGGCCATCGCGCGGGCGGTGCACTTCGGCGCCCGCGTGCTCATCCTGGACGAGCCCACCGCCGCCCTCGGCGTCAAGCAGGCCGGACTCGTGCTGCGGCACGTCGCCCGCGCCCGCGACCGGGGCCTCGGCGTCGTCCTGATCACCCACAACCCGCACCACGCGCACCCGGTCGGCGACCGGTTCCTGCTGCTCCAGCGGGGGCGCGCGGTCGGCTGGCACGACAAGTCGGAGATCAGCCTGGCCCAGCTGACCGAGCGCATGGCGGGCGGCGCGGAGCTGGCCGAGCTGGAGCACGAGCTGCGCGGGACCGACCGGTGA
- a CDS encoding Crp/Fnr family transcriptional regulator, which translates to MSSAGHDSNRTHMLPMPSTAPQEQVWPRNSLLSRLRENTRQELLAVGTVVRYAADREVIEQDAKDTHVLLLLEGVVKVQTTDETGDTALLAIRVAGDLVGEMAALDQKPRSATVVTCGDVVAKLITSVELMGFLHRRNDVFVELIGMINDRLRTANQRRRDFLSHPAAERVARVLVELIETYGREEVHGWTLGIPLTKVELASIAGMKPRTAEKAFSDLRKAGVVVSHLRRDVLIPDLDELRTYAGI; encoded by the coding sequence TTGAGTTCCGCCGGTCACGACAGTAACAGGACCCACATGCTGCCCATGCCGAGCACCGCGCCCCAGGAACAAGTGTGGCCCAGAAACAGCCTGCTGAGCAGGCTCCGCGAGAACACCAGACAGGAGCTGCTCGCGGTCGGCACCGTGGTCCGCTACGCCGCCGACCGGGAGGTCATCGAGCAGGACGCGAAGGACACCCACGTCCTGCTGCTGCTCGAGGGCGTCGTGAAGGTGCAGACCACCGACGAGACCGGTGACACCGCGCTGCTCGCGATCAGGGTCGCGGGCGACCTGGTGGGCGAGATGGCGGCCCTCGACCAGAAACCGCGCTCGGCGACCGTGGTCACCTGCGGGGACGTGGTCGCGAAACTCATCACGAGCGTCGAGCTGATGGGCTTCCTGCACCGCAGGAACGACGTGTTCGTGGAATTGATCGGAATGATCAACGACCGGTTGCGAACTGCCAACCAGCGGCGACGCGATTTCCTCTCGCACCCCGCGGCGGAACGCGTCGCACGCGTTCTGGTGGAATTGATCGAGACTTATGGCCGCGAGGAAGTGCACGGCTGGACGCTCGGAATTCCGCTGACGAAGGTGGAACTCGCTTCCATCGCCGGGATGAAGCCGAGGACCGCCGAGAAGGCCTTCAGCGATCTGCGCAAGGCCGGGGTCGTGGTCAGCCACCTGCGCCGGGACGTGCTGATCCCGGACCTGGACGAGCTGCGGACCTACGCGGGGATCTGA
- a CDS encoding DUF3073 domain-containing protein translates to MGRGRAKAKQTKVARELKYSSHNTDFDALQRELSGDSDIGRRSDDRVDDSSDDDYDDYRR, encoded by the coding sequence ATGGGGCGCGGCCGAGCGAAGGCCAAGCAGACGAAGGTGGCGAGGGAGCTGAAGTACAGCTCTCACAACACCGACTTTGACGCCTTGCAACGCGAGTTGTCCGGCGATTCCGACATCGGTCGACGAAGCGATGATCGCGTCGACGACTCGTCGGACGACGATTACGACGACTACCGTCGCTGA
- the iolC gene encoding 5-dehydro-2-deoxygluconokinase: MSAAGGLPEVLTVGRVGVDLYPEQSGVPLAEVRTFAKSLGGTATNVAVAAARLGRSAAVLTKVGADGFGGYVRTALRGFGVSADHVGTAPDLRTPVVFCALDPPDDPPLLFYREPTAPDLTLEPADVPWDLVARVPLLWVTGTGVCAEPARSTQRALLEHRARRAHTVLDLDHRPAFWDGAERAGREIGWMLDHVTVAVGNRAEAEIAVGAADPDEAARRMLARGVGLAVVKLGADGALVATRDGTWTVPPCPVDVVCGLGAGDAFGGALAHGLLAGWPPERAARYANAAGALVATRLACADAMPTPDEIEPLLGQDPEHPRS, encoded by the coding sequence GTGAGCGCCGCCGGGGGACTTCCCGAGGTGCTGACCGTGGGTCGGGTCGGCGTCGACCTGTACCCGGAGCAGAGCGGCGTGCCGCTGGCCGAGGTGCGCACCTTCGCGAAGTCCCTCGGCGGCACCGCCACCAACGTCGCCGTCGCCGCCGCCCGCCTGGGGCGTTCGGCCGCCGTGCTGACCAAGGTCGGCGCGGACGGCTTCGGCGGCTACGTGCGGACGGCCCTGCGCGGCTTCGGCGTCAGCGCCGACCACGTCGGCACCGCCCCCGACCTGCGCACCCCCGTGGTGTTCTGCGCGCTCGACCCGCCGGACGACCCGCCGCTGCTGTTCTACCGCGAGCCCACCGCCCCCGACCTGACCCTCGAGCCCGCCGACGTGCCGTGGGACCTGGTCGCGCGGGTGCCGCTGCTGTGGGTCACCGGCACCGGCGTGTGCGCCGAACCGGCCCGCTCCACCCAGCGCGCCCTGCTGGAGCACCGGGCCCGCCGCGCGCACACCGTCCTGGACCTGGACCACCGGCCCGCGTTCTGGGACGGCGCCGAGCGGGCCGGGCGCGAGATCGGCTGGATGCTCGACCACGTCACGGTCGCCGTCGGCAACCGCGCCGAGGCGGAGATCGCCGTGGGCGCCGCCGACCCGGACGAGGCGGCGCGGCGGATGCTCGCGCGCGGCGTCGGACTAGCCGTGGTCAAACTGGGCGCGGACGGCGCGCTGGTCGCCACCCGCGACGGGACCTGGACCGTCCCGCCCTGCCCGGTGGACGTGGTGTGCGGGCTGGGCGCGGGCGACGCGTTCGGCGGCGCGCTCGCCCACGGCCTGCTCGCCGGGTGGCCGCCGGAGCGCGCCGCCCGCTACGCGAACGCGGCGGGCGCCCTGGTCGCCACCCGCCTGGCCTGCGCCGACGCCATGCCCACCCCGGACGAGATCGAACCGCTGCTGGGCCAGGACCCCGAGCACCCCCGGAGCTGA